From a single Granulicella aggregans genomic region:
- a CDS encoding coagulation factor 5/8 type domain-containing protein, protein MYRAAAMAGVVIGLAPMAGAQKAPDFGSHVFVFRPEMPTAEMQSKIDAVYAEQQHSEFGKGRYAFLLMPGEYKLNVPVGFYTQVAGLGGTPDAVHLTGSLYSDAAEKNNNATTTFWRSAEGIHVTPESGTVRWAVSQAVSFRRMHVSGDMVLHQKGGWASGGWMSDTMVDGNVDSGPQQQWISRNSEWKSWTGSNWNMVFVGVPQAPAGEWPKPAYTKVAETPVVREKPFLVSDGHGRWAVRVPALARNSSGVSWKGGATAGRDVPMAAFYIAHPESDTAATMNAALRSGKHLLLTPGTYDLDEPIQVERKDAIVLGLGFATLRPTHGTEAMVVADSDGIIVSGILFDAGEMISPSLLRVGETHGSRTHRDDPISLSDVFFRDGGAGIGKTKSNLVIESNDVLVDHTWIWRADHGAGVGWTKNLSDNGLTVDGDDVTIYGLFVEHHQKFEVVWNGERGRTYFYQSEIAYDAPSQPEWTSAKGVNGWASYKVGDGVREHEAWGLGVYSVFRYPNVVLSRAIEVPEVPGVRFHHMVTVALDDKGEITHIINGAGDAATTKQPRVDPRLTEFPVR, encoded by the coding sequence ATGTATCGTGCTGCCGCAATGGCTGGCGTTGTGATCGGTCTTGCTCCGATGGCTGGTGCACAGAAGGCTCCGGACTTTGGGTCACATGTGTTTGTCTTCAGGCCTGAGATGCCGACGGCGGAGATGCAGTCGAAGATTGATGCGGTGTATGCCGAGCAGCAGCATAGCGAGTTCGGCAAGGGGCGATATGCGTTCCTGCTGATGCCCGGTGAGTACAAGCTGAATGTGCCGGTGGGGTTCTATACGCAGGTGGCGGGGCTGGGTGGGACGCCGGATGCGGTGCATCTTACGGGAAGCCTGTACTCGGATGCGGCGGAGAAGAATAACAATGCGACGACTACTTTCTGGAGGTCGGCGGAGGGGATTCACGTGACGCCGGAGAGTGGGACGGTGCGATGGGCGGTCTCGCAGGCGGTGTCGTTCCGGAGGATGCATGTGAGCGGGGACATGGTGCTGCACCAGAAGGGCGGGTGGGCCAGCGGCGGATGGATGTCGGACACGATGGTGGATGGGAATGTGGACTCGGGGCCGCAGCAGCAGTGGATCTCGCGGAACTCGGAGTGGAAGAGCTGGACGGGATCGAACTGGAACATGGTGTTTGTAGGCGTGCCGCAGGCTCCGGCGGGAGAGTGGCCCAAGCCTGCGTATACGAAGGTCGCGGAGACCCCGGTGGTGCGGGAGAAGCCGTTCCTGGTGAGCGACGGGCATGGGCGATGGGCGGTGCGGGTGCCGGCGCTGGCGCGAAACTCGAGCGGGGTGAGCTGGAAGGGCGGCGCGACGGCGGGGCGGGATGTGCCGATGGCTGCGTTCTATATTGCACATCCGGAGAGTGATACGGCGGCGACGATGAATGCGGCGCTGCGTTCGGGGAAGCATCTGCTGCTGACGCCGGGGACGTATGACCTGGACGAGCCGATCCAGGTGGAGCGCAAGGATGCGATCGTCCTGGGACTGGGGTTTGCGACGCTGCGGCCTACACACGGGACTGAGGCGATGGTGGTTGCCGATAGCGACGGGATCATCGTGAGCGGGATCTTGTTCGATGCGGGCGAGATGATCTCGCCTTCGCTGCTGCGGGTGGGTGAGACGCATGGGTCTCGGACGCATCGGGATGACCCAATCTCGCTGAGCGACGTCTTCTTTCGTGATGGCGGGGCGGGGATTGGGAAGACGAAGTCGAACCTGGTGATCGAGAGCAACGACGTGCTGGTGGATCATACGTGGATCTGGCGGGCAGACCATGGGGCTGGAGTTGGCTGGACGAAGAACCTGAGCGACAACGGGCTGACGGTGGATGGCGACGATGTGACGATCTACGGATTGTTTGTGGAGCATCACCAGAAGTTCGAGGTGGTGTGGAACGGGGAGCGCGGGCGGACTTATTTCTATCAGTCTGAGATCGCGTATGACGCGCCGAGCCAGCCGGAGTGGACGAGCGCGAAGGGGGTGAACGGATGGGCGTCGTACAAGGTGGGGGATGGGGTGCGCGAGCACGAGGCGTGGGGGCTGGGTGTGTATAGCGTCTTCCGTTATCCGAACGTGGTGTTGAGCCGAGCGATCGAGGTGCCGGAGGTGCCTGGGGTGAGGTTTCATCACATGGTGACGGTGGCGCTCGATGACAAGGGGGAGATCACGCACATCATCAATGGGGCCGGGGACGCGGCTACGACAAAGCAGCCCAGGGTTGATCCGAGACTGACTGAGTTTCCGGTGAGGTAG
- a CDS encoding FG-GAP-like repeat-containing protein — protein sequence MRRRTEWVRVCGVMLLAALSMRCPRAQVKANEAAAMTDITASTGIRFNHLSSPEAKYIVESMSGGVALLDFDGDGWLDIYFTNAPSVAMAQVGKGARSALYRNNHDGTFTDVSEKAGVAAPCWAMGAAVGDIDNDGWPDLAVSCFGGVVLYRNNRDGTFTDVTKKAGLDVDKGWATGVAFGDYDGDGLVDLFVPHYVDLDLEHLPTFGSQKTCMYHEVAVQCGPRGLKGAPDTLYRNTGDGTFTEVSVAAGVNDPQHFFGMQAVWSDFDGDGKLDLFVANDGEPNFLYHNEGGGKFKEIGADAGVALSENGQEQANMGVALGDYTRTGRESIAITHFSEDYAVLYRNEGGMNFTDVAHSAGIAKATLPDVGWGDAFLDTANRGLLDLIVANGHVYPQVDNAKLATSYKEPKLLFWNNGDGTFRDVSSESAALEMRQVSRGLAVGDLFNTGRLNVVVENLTGQPMVLQTNPPKGNHWVSFQLEGTKSNRLALNATVTVRTGKVSQMAEVLSGGSYLSQSDLRLHFGMGDVGVMDGVTVKWPDGLEQRFEHVVGDRFYRLKEGGELR from the coding sequence ATGCGCCGAAGAACTGAGTGGGTGAGGGTGTGCGGGGTGATGCTGCTGGCGGCATTGTCGATGCGATGTCCGCGGGCGCAGGTGAAGGCGAACGAGGCTGCGGCGATGACGGACATTACGGCTTCGACGGGGATTCGGTTCAACCATCTATCGAGCCCAGAGGCGAAGTACATTGTGGAGTCGATGAGCGGGGGCGTGGCGCTGCTTGACTTCGATGGGGATGGGTGGCTGGATATCTACTTCACGAACGCTCCCAGTGTGGCGATGGCGCAGGTGGGTAAGGGCGCGAGAAGTGCGCTGTATCGCAACAACCACGATGGGACGTTTACGGATGTGAGTGAGAAGGCGGGTGTGGCGGCTCCGTGCTGGGCGATGGGCGCGGCGGTGGGGGACATCGATAACGATGGCTGGCCGGACTTGGCAGTGAGCTGCTTTGGCGGGGTGGTGCTTTATCGGAACAACCGTGATGGGACGTTTACGGATGTGACGAAGAAGGCTGGGCTCGATGTAGACAAGGGATGGGCTACGGGCGTGGCGTTTGGGGACTATGACGGCGATGGGCTTGTAGATCTGTTCGTGCCGCACTATGTGGATCTTGATCTGGAGCATCTGCCCACGTTTGGGTCGCAGAAGACTTGCATGTATCACGAGGTCGCGGTGCAGTGCGGGCCGCGTGGATTGAAGGGAGCTCCGGACACGCTGTATCGGAACACTGGGGATGGGACGTTTACCGAGGTGAGCGTGGCGGCGGGGGTGAATGATCCGCAACACTTCTTTGGGATGCAGGCGGTGTGGTCGGACTTCGATGGGGATGGAAAGCTCGATCTCTTTGTGGCGAACGATGGCGAGCCGAACTTTCTGTATCACAACGAAGGTGGGGGTAAGTTCAAGGAGATTGGAGCGGACGCGGGCGTTGCGCTGAGTGAGAACGGCCAGGAGCAGGCCAACATGGGTGTCGCGCTGGGGGACTATACGAGGACGGGGCGGGAGAGTATCGCGATCACGCACTTCAGCGAAGACTATGCGGTGTTGTATCGGAACGAGGGTGGGATGAACTTTACCGATGTGGCGCACAGCGCTGGGATTGCGAAGGCTACGTTGCCGGATGTGGGGTGGGGAGATGCGTTTCTGGATACGGCGAATCGCGGGCTGCTCGATCTGATCGTGGCGAATGGGCATGTGTATCCGCAGGTGGACAACGCGAAGCTGGCGACTTCGTACAAGGAGCCGAAGCTGCTGTTCTGGAACAACGGGGATGGGACGTTTCGGGATGTGAGCTCGGAGAGTGCGGCGCTCGAAATGCGGCAGGTGAGCCGCGGGCTGGCGGTGGGGGACCTGTTCAACACGGGACGGTTGAATGTCGTGGTCGAGAACCTTACCGGGCAGCCGATGGTGTTGCAGACGAATCCCCCGAAGGGGAACCACTGGGTGAGTTTTCAGCTTGAAGGGACGAAGTCGAACCGGCTGGCTTTGAATGCAACGGTGACGGTGAGGACGGGAAAGGTGTCGCAGATGGCGGAGGTGTTGAGTGGGGGGAGTTATCTGTCGCAGAGCGATTTGAGGCTGCACTTTGGGATGGGGGATGTGGGCGTGATGGATGGAGTCACGGTGAAGTGGCCGGATGGGTTGGAGCAGAGGTTTGAGCATGTGGTGGGGGATAGGTTTTATCGGTTGAAGGAGGGTGGGGAGTTGCGGTGA
- a CDS encoding tetratricopeptide repeat protein: MNRVFGYLAVGGCLWVMPWSVLSAQTVGAGPTHRDTAAINGAQSPQDGAQDSAPSADVAEHERKAREYLQQRKPELARKEFAVVAEAEPGNLDAQANLGVLLYFDGQYQEAIPHLKAAVALAPQQAKLQALLGFSERRAGDVAAARSDLAAALPGLTEDKVRKQAGLELVEMDTAANDLPAAAAAVAQLKAAMPADAEVLYAAYRVYTDLAGEALLDLSLAGPESAQMHQAIAHELVKARDNAAAVTNLRAAVKIDPHLPGAHFELAELLAASSAPAEKAEAQGEYELALKDNPRDDKTMTRLGDLAADKGDHAGAMKRYKEALALQPENADAAIGLAHELVDEEQLEAALPLLEGVVKSDPTNMLAHYRLAALYRRLHRTEDAKREIVDYQKLKATREKLRGVYGALRSGSGGGDLKDSDLKSDAPKN, from the coding sequence ATGAACCGTGTATTTGGCTATCTCGCTGTAGGTGGGTGTCTGTGGGTGATGCCTTGGAGCGTATTGTCCGCGCAGACGGTTGGGGCTGGCCCCACTCATCGCGATACTGCTGCGATAAATGGGGCACAAAGTCCGCAAGATGGGGCACAGGATTCGGCTCCGAGTGCGGATGTGGCGGAGCATGAGCGGAAGGCAAGGGAGTATCTGCAGCAGCGGAAGCCGGAGCTGGCGCGGAAGGAGTTTGCCGTCGTGGCGGAGGCGGAGCCGGGGAACCTGGATGCTCAGGCGAACCTAGGTGTGCTGCTTTACTTCGATGGGCAGTATCAAGAGGCGATACCGCACTTGAAGGCGGCGGTGGCGTTGGCTCCCCAGCAGGCGAAGCTGCAGGCGTTGCTGGGGTTCAGTGAGCGGCGGGCGGGGGATGTGGCTGCGGCTCGGAGTGACCTGGCTGCGGCGCTGCCGGGGTTGACCGAAGACAAGGTTCGCAAGCAGGCGGGGCTGGAGCTGGTGGAGATGGATACGGCGGCGAATGATCTGCCTGCCGCCGCCGCTGCGGTTGCGCAGTTGAAGGCGGCGATGCCTGCCGATGCGGAGGTGCTGTATGCGGCTTATCGCGTGTATACGGACCTTGCGGGTGAGGCGCTGCTGGACCTGTCGCTGGCGGGGCCGGAGAGCGCGCAGATGCACCAGGCGATTGCGCATGAGCTGGTGAAGGCGAGAGACAATGCGGCGGCGGTTACGAATCTGCGAGCGGCGGTGAAGATCGATCCGCATCTGCCGGGAGCGCACTTTGAGCTGGCGGAGTTGCTGGCGGCATCGAGTGCTCCTGCAGAGAAGGCCGAGGCGCAGGGCGAGTATGAGCTGGCGTTGAAGGACAATCCGCGGGACGACAAGACGATGACTCGGCTGGGGGATCTTGCGGCGGATAAGGGCGATCATGCGGGCGCGATGAAGCGCTACAAGGAGGCGCTGGCTTTGCAGCCGGAGAACGCGGATGCGGCGATTGGGCTGGCGCATGAGCTGGTGGATGAGGAGCAGCTGGAGGCGGCGCTACCGCTGCTCGAAGGTGTCGTCAAGAGCGATCCGACGAACATGCTGGCGCACTATCGGCTGGCGGCGCTGTATCGGAGGCTGCACCGGACGGAGGATGCGAAGCGGGAGATTGTGGACTACCAGAAGCTGAAGGCGACTCGGGAGAAGCTGCGCGGGGTTTATGGGGCGCTGAGAAGTGGGTCGGGCGGTGGTGACTTGAAGGACTCCGACTTGAAGAGCGATGCGCCGAAGAACTGA
- a CDS encoding phospholipase C has product MKHSLWSKACAAFAISALVQSPYGVAQQNLSAAATIPQLPVSSQSKQSGMVEIGPRSSAAVSSQILSVDSVPGMDDATRLALLQKKIKYVFVLFQENRSFDFYFGTFPGAHGLFSARAQDTAGFNQPIVLTDGSVGKISPYKIPQSVTATGGKTVLLYPEDVDSVNHAHTAIDAKLDLDANHVAKNDRYAVTEEGLKGTLSADGTTYTGPAPTEQQVQKGELVMGHVDCDTAPFLWNYADRFTLFDNFFDTVIGPSTPNAIAMIAGQSGETQWVKHPELASNVTTTNAQLPVTADPQPFWGSSLDFLTPPSEKQPVDNPGGVSSNPASNLTFATLPLSFMGKDVQIATSFDNDPTFDLQDVQQDITKIAGEQNAPVFWGWFQEGYNHEPTDPKGTITNSDYIAHHNAPQYFGYVANNPHESQRHLKGLGDFYTALKYNQLPYGGVFYVRGGYGNLDGLTPRSPSPAVEAAFKGNDDHPGYSDTQISESLLADSINAIASSKYWPESAIIITYDETDGLFDHTKPTIRSWDPLGNALDQGPRIPAIVISPYAKAHAISHEPSEHGSIIRFIDALFNLTPLADLPDEAEARLKGKQTLDQKYLGPSDGTGANATPYVGNLFTAFDDARLQGIAPPLPASYALIPQAQVTTLPHVGAQGCRALQITPTDVVGGVVIDPAPADFNPRPSTNPGLPTSGTWPTN; this is encoded by the coding sequence ATGAAGCACAGTCTCTGGTCCAAGGCGTGCGCTGCGTTTGCCATCAGCGCGCTTGTACAGTCCCCCTACGGAGTGGCGCAACAGAACCTAAGCGCAGCCGCTACAATTCCGCAGCTTCCCGTCTCCAGCCAGAGCAAGCAGAGCGGGATGGTAGAGATCGGACCTCGTTCGAGCGCAGCCGTCTCCAGCCAGATTCTGAGCGTGGACTCAGTCCCGGGCATGGATGACGCGACGCGTCTTGCTTTGCTGCAGAAGAAGATCAAGTACGTGTTCGTCCTGTTCCAGGAGAACCGGTCGTTTGACTTTTACTTTGGGACGTTTCCCGGAGCGCACGGTCTTTTCTCTGCTCGCGCGCAGGATACGGCCGGGTTCAACCAGCCGATCGTGCTGACCGACGGTTCGGTGGGAAAGATCTCGCCGTACAAGATTCCTCAGTCGGTGACTGCGACCGGCGGCAAGACGGTTCTGTTGTACCCCGAGGATGTGGACTCGGTAAACCACGCGCACACGGCGATTGACGCGAAGCTGGACCTGGATGCGAACCATGTTGCCAAGAATGACCGGTATGCGGTTACGGAAGAGGGTCTGAAGGGAACGCTGAGCGCCGATGGCACGACCTACACCGGACCGGCTCCGACGGAGCAGCAGGTACAGAAGGGCGAGCTGGTGATGGGCCACGTGGACTGCGATACGGCTCCCTTCCTGTGGAACTACGCGGACCGCTTCACGCTGTTCGACAACTTCTTCGACACGGTGATTGGACCTTCGACCCCGAATGCGATCGCGATGATCGCGGGACAGTCGGGTGAGACGCAGTGGGTGAAGCACCCTGAGCTGGCGAGCAACGTGACCACAACGAACGCACAGCTTCCGGTAACGGCCGACCCTCAGCCCTTCTGGGGATCGTCGCTGGACTTCCTGACTCCTCCGAGCGAGAAGCAGCCTGTCGACAACCCCGGCGGCGTGAGCTCGAACCCGGCGTCGAACCTGACGTTTGCGACCCTGCCGCTGAGCTTCATGGGCAAGGACGTGCAGATTGCGACCTCGTTCGACAACGATCCAACCTTCGACCTGCAGGATGTGCAGCAGGACATCACGAAGATCGCTGGCGAACAGAATGCGCCTGTTTTCTGGGGCTGGTTCCAGGAAGGCTACAACCACGAGCCGACCGACCCGAAGGGGACGATCACGAACTCGGACTACATCGCTCACCACAACGCTCCGCAGTACTTCGGCTACGTGGCGAACAACCCGCATGAGAGCCAGCGCCACCTGAAGGGCCTGGGCGACTTCTACACGGCGTTGAAGTACAACCAGCTTCCTTATGGCGGCGTGTTCTACGTTCGCGGCGGCTACGGAAATCTCGATGGTCTGACTCCGCGTTCGCCCAGCCCGGCTGTTGAAGCGGCGTTCAAGGGCAACGACGACCACCCGGGTTACTCGGACACGCAGATCAGCGAGTCGCTGCTGGCGGACTCGATCAACGCGATTGCGAGCAGCAAGTACTGGCCGGAGAGCGCGATCATCATCACGTATGACGAGACGGATGGTCTGTTCGACCACACGAAGCCGACGATCCGCAGCTGGGACCCGCTGGGCAACGCTCTCGACCAGGGTCCGCGCATTCCGGCGATCGTGATCAGCCCCTACGCGAAGGCGCATGCGATCTCGCACGAGCCGAGTGAGCACGGATCGATCATCCGGTTTATCGATGCGTTGTTCAACCTGACCCCGCTGGCCGACCTGCCGGACGAGGCCGAGGCACGGCTGAAGGGCAAGCAGACGCTGGACCAGAAGTACCTTGGACCCTCGGACGGAACGGGCGCGAACGCTACGCCGTATGTTGGCAATCTGTTCACGGCGTTCGACGACGCTCGTCTGCAGGGTATCGCTCCTCCGCTGCCGGCTTCGTACGCGCTGATTCCGCAGGCGCAGGTAACGACGCTGCCTCACGTTGGAGCGCAGGGTTGCCGCGCGCTTCAGATCACGCCTACGGATGTGGTGGGTGGCGTTGTGATCGACCCGGCTCCGGCAGACTTCAACCCGCGCCCGAGCACGAACCCTGGCCTGCCTACTTCGGGGACATGGCCGACGAACTAA